Proteins encoded together in one Streptomyces sp. NA04227 window:
- a CDS encoding ABC transporter permease, whose translation MNLSRTLATAARVLRQLRHDPRSIALMLLVPCVMLLLLRYVFDASPRAFDGIGASLLGIFPLITMFLVTSIATLRERTSGTLERLLAMPLGKADLIAGYALAFGALAVVQSALATGLAVWALGLDVTGSPWLLLLVALLDALLGTALGLFVSAFAASEFQAVQFMPAVIFPQLLLCGLFAARDTMHPALEAASDVLPMSYAVDGMNEVLRHSTVTGTFVRDAVVVAACALLVLALGAATLRRRTA comes from the coding sequence ATGAATCTCTCCCGCACCCTCGCCACCGCGGCCCGCGTCCTGCGCCAGCTCCGGCACGACCCGCGCTCGATCGCGCTGATGCTTCTCGTGCCGTGCGTGATGCTCCTGCTCCTGCGCTACGTGTTCGACGCGAGCCCGCGCGCCTTCGACGGCATCGGCGCCTCGCTGCTCGGCATCTTCCCGCTGATCACGATGTTCCTGGTGACCTCGATCGCCACCCTGCGCGAGCGCACCTCGGGCACCCTCGAACGCCTCCTCGCCATGCCGCTCGGCAAGGCCGACCTGATCGCCGGATACGCGCTCGCCTTCGGCGCCCTCGCCGTCGTACAGTCCGCGCTCGCGACGGGCCTCGCCGTGTGGGCCCTCGGCCTCGACGTGACCGGCTCGCCCTGGTTGCTGCTCCTGGTCGCCCTGCTCGACGCGCTGCTCGGCACCGCGCTCGGACTGTTCGTCTCGGCGTTCGCCGCCTCGGAGTTCCAGGCCGTCCAGTTCATGCCCGCGGTGATCTTCCCGCAGCTGCTCCTCTGCGGCCTGTTCGCCGCCCGCGACACCATGCACCCCGCTCTTGAGGCGGCCTCCGACGTGCTCCCCATGTCGTACGCCGTCGACGGCATGAACGAGGTCCTGCGCCACAGCACCGTCACGGGCACTTTCGTACGCGACGCCGTAGTGGTCGCCGCCTGCGCCCTCCTCGTCCTCGCCCTCGGCGCGGCCACCCTCCGTCGCCGCACGGCCTGA
- the proC gene encoding pyrroline-5-carboxylate reductase: MSQKVAVLGTGKIGEALLSGMIRSGWATSDLVVTARRGERAAELTSRYGVTVVTNAEAAKTADTLILTVKPQDMGALLQELSAHIPADRLVISGAAGIPTTFFEDRLPAGVPVVRVMTNTPALVDEAMSVISAGSHATGDHLAHAEEIFGAVGKTLRVPESQQDAATALSGSGPAYFYFLVEAMTDAGILLGLPRDKAHDLIVQAAIGAAVMLRDSGEHPVKLRENVTSPAGTTINAIRELENHGVRAALIAALEAARDRSRELASGSS; this comes from the coding sequence ATGAGCCAGAAAGTCGCGGTACTCGGCACCGGCAAGATCGGCGAGGCCCTGCTCAGCGGCATGATCCGGTCCGGCTGGGCAACCTCCGACCTGGTGGTCACCGCCCGCCGCGGCGAACGCGCGGCGGAGCTCACCTCCCGCTACGGCGTCACCGTCGTCACCAACGCGGAGGCGGCCAAGACCGCCGACACGCTGATCCTCACGGTCAAGCCGCAGGACATGGGCGCGCTGCTCCAGGAACTGTCCGCGCACATCCCCGCCGACCGCCTCGTCATCAGCGGCGCCGCGGGCATCCCGACCACCTTCTTCGAGGACCGCCTCCCGGCGGGCGTGCCCGTCGTCCGGGTCATGACCAACACCCCGGCGCTGGTAGACGAGGCCATGTCGGTCATCTCCGCGGGCAGCCACGCCACCGGCGACCACCTCGCCCACGCCGAGGAGATCTTCGGCGCGGTCGGCAAGACCCTGCGTGTCCCCGAGTCGCAGCAGGACGCCGCGACCGCGCTCTCCGGCTCGGGACCCGCGTACTTCTACTTCCTCGTCGAGGCCATGACCGACGCGGGCATCCTGCTCGGCCTGCCCCGCGACAAGGCCCACGACCTCATCGTCCAGGCCGCCATCGGCGCCGCCGTGATGCTCCGCGACAGCGGCGAACACCCGGTCAAGCTGCGCGAGAACGTCACCTCGCCCGCGGGCACCACCATCAACGCCATCCGCGAACTGGAGAACCACGGCGTACGGGCCGCCCTCATCGCCGCCCTCGAAGCGGCCCGCGACCGCAGCCGCGAACTCGCTTCCGGGAGCAGCTGA
- a CDS encoding HAD family phosphatase — MRYELVIFDNDGVLVDSEPLSNRILAAYLTELGHPTTYEESLRDYMGGANHRIHETILRRSGQKLPEDFDEIFHQRVFAAFERDLKPVAGVPELLEQLSAQGAAYCVASSGSHDRIRVGHRSTGLAKWFDRERVFSSQDVGRGKPAPDLFLYAAERMGVAPDRCAVVEDSPLGVRAALAAGMDVFGFTAMTPSERLEGATQLFDGMGELARLLGLGER, encoded by the coding sequence ATGCGCTACGAACTGGTGATCTTCGACAACGACGGAGTGCTCGTCGACAGCGAGCCGCTGTCGAATCGGATACTCGCCGCCTACCTCACGGAACTCGGGCACCCGACCACGTACGAGGAATCGCTTCGGGACTACATGGGCGGGGCGAATCACCGGATTCACGAGACGATTCTCCGGCGCAGTGGGCAGAAGCTGCCGGAGGACTTCGACGAGATATTCCATCAGCGGGTGTTCGCCGCTTTCGAGCGGGACCTGAAGCCGGTGGCCGGGGTGCCCGAGCTGCTGGAGCAGCTGTCGGCCCAGGGCGCCGCCTACTGCGTCGCCTCTTCCGGGAGTCATGACCGGATCCGGGTCGGGCACCGCAGTACCGGCCTGGCCAAGTGGTTCGACCGGGAGCGGGTTTTCAGCTCGCAGGACGTGGGGCGGGGCAAGCCCGCGCCGGACCTCTTCCTGTACGCGGCGGAACGTATGGGTGTGGCACCGGACCGGTGCGCGGTGGTCGAGGACAGTCCACTGGGTGTGCGTGCCGCGCTGGCCGCCGGCATGGATGTGTTCGGATTCACGGCGATGACTCCGTCGGAACGGCTCGAAGGGGCCACCCAACTATTCGACGGTATGGGCGAGTTGGCGCGTCTGCTGGGCCTCGGGGAGCGTTGA
- a CDS encoding acetoin utilization protein AcuC: protein MSGRAQLMWDETVTGYDFGPGHPMDPIRLALTRSLVGALGLDSAVEVVKAKRAGESTLRLVHREDYVNAVKAASADPAAADSAYGLGTVDDPAFAGMHEVSALIAGQSVGAAEAVWRGEALHAVNFAGGLHHAMPGGASGFCIYNDASLAIARLLELGAERVAYVDVDVHHGDGVQAAFWEDPRVLTISLHEHPRTLFPQTGWPQETGADAAEGTAVNVALPAGTADAGWLRAFHAVVPELLADFRPQVLVTQHGADTHFEDPLAHLAVSLDAQRAVQVALHELAHQHADGRWIALGGGGYAVVDVVPRSWSHLVGIAAGRPVAPETEIPEEWRHEVYARTRQPAPRRMTDGAWPVEFADWESGYDPADRTDQAVLATRKAVFPLRGLLP, encoded by the coding sequence ATGAGTGGCCGCGCACAGCTGATGTGGGACGAGACGGTAACGGGGTACGACTTCGGGCCTGGACACCCGATGGACCCGATCCGGCTCGCGCTGACCCGGAGTCTGGTCGGCGCCCTGGGACTCGACAGTGCCGTCGAGGTGGTGAAGGCCAAGCGGGCCGGCGAGTCCACGCTCAGACTGGTGCACCGCGAGGACTACGTGAACGCGGTCAAGGCGGCCTCGGCCGACCCGGCCGCGGCGGACAGTGCGTACGGCCTCGGTACCGTCGACGATCCCGCGTTCGCGGGGATGCACGAGGTCTCGGCGCTGATCGCGGGGCAGTCGGTGGGTGCGGCGGAGGCGGTGTGGCGCGGGGAGGCGCTGCACGCGGTGAACTTCGCGGGCGGACTGCATCACGCGATGCCCGGCGGCGCCTCGGGATTCTGTATCTACAACGACGCCTCGCTCGCGATCGCCCGGCTGCTCGAACTGGGCGCGGAGCGCGTGGCGTACGTGGACGTCGACGTGCACCACGGCGACGGCGTACAGGCGGCGTTCTGGGAGGACCCGCGCGTACTGACGATCTCGCTGCACGAGCACCCGCGCACGCTCTTCCCGCAGACCGGCTGGCCGCAGGAGACCGGCGCGGACGCGGCGGAGGGCACGGCCGTGAACGTGGCGCTGCCCGCGGGCACCGCCGACGCGGGCTGGCTGCGGGCGTTCCACGCCGTGGTGCCCGAACTGCTCGCGGACTTCCGGCCGCAGGTCCTGGTCACCCAGCACGGCGCCGACACCCACTTCGAGGATCCGCTCGCCCATCTCGCCGTCTCGCTGGACGCGCAGCGCGCCGTACAGGTGGCGCTGCACGAGTTGGCGCACCAGCACGCGGACGGACGCTGGATCGCGCTCGGCGGCGGTGGATACGCGGTGGTCGACGTGGTGCCGCGGTCCTGGTCGCATCTGGTGGGCATCGCCGCGGGGCGGCCCGTCGCGCCGGAGACCGAGATTCCGGAGGAGTGGCGCCACGAGGTGTACGCGCGGACGCGGCAGCCCGCGCCGCGGCGGATGACGGACGGCGCCTGGCCCGTCGAGTTCGCCGACTGGGAGAGCGGCTACGACCCGGCCGACCGCACCGATCAGGCCGTACTGGCCACGCGTAAGGCAGTCTTCCCGCTGCGGGGGCTGTTGCCCTAG
- a CDS encoding phosphatase, whose amino-acid sequence MLSTQALREHLLRSGLAGTVATSRERSLRSYRLFADRDPRVTLGLDPVREWCPRQVMALMAERCGVSGDPARRTGPDEIDPERTLAALDAFADRLARCAERGAPVLFGTGHPHRLLGFYAALAEALWAAGCPVLTPARGAAVPLSTRFGLRLHRLDYVRGVALVREAEETGAAGAGSETGAHTHSPLPVRTALAALAGGGEVLPALVVGDHGWVCGAGQLGIDAMGLADTDDPAPFVAEAEGRVSVVVPLDDAVRSDHYRPLVRHVLARARLSR is encoded by the coding sequence GTGCTGAGTACTCAGGCGCTGCGGGAGCATCTGCTGAGGAGCGGGCTGGCCGGGACGGTGGCGACCTCGCGTGAACGCAGCCTGCGCAGCTACCGGTTGTTCGCGGACCGGGATCCGCGCGTCACGCTGGGGCTCGACCCGGTGCGGGAGTGGTGCCCGCGACAGGTGATGGCGTTGATGGCCGAGCGGTGCGGGGTCTCCGGCGATCCCGCGCGGCGGACCGGGCCCGACGAGATCGACCCCGAGCGCACCCTGGCCGCCCTGGACGCCTTCGCGGACCGGCTCGCGCGATGCGCCGAGCGCGGGGCGCCGGTGTTGTTCGGCACCGGTCACCCGCACCGGCTGCTCGGCTTCTACGCCGCCTTGGCCGAGGCGTTGTGGGCGGCGGGCTGTCCGGTGCTCACCCCGGCGCGGGGGGCGGCCGTACCCCTGTCGACGCGGTTCGGTCTACGTCTGCACCGCCTCGATTACGTACGTGGGGTAGCCCTGGTGCGGGAGGCGGAGGAGACGGGTGCGGCAGGCGCGGGGAGTGAAACAGGAGCGCACACGCACTCGCCCCTGCCGGTGCGGACGGCGCTCGCGGCGCTCGCCGGAGGCGGTGAAGTGCTTCCCGCACTCGTGGTCGGGGACCACGGCTGGGTCTGCGGAGCAGGTCAACTGGGCATTGATGCCATGGGACTTGCCGATACGGATGATCCGGCGCCGTTCGTCGCCGAGGCCGAGGGACGCGTTTCGGTCGTCGTTCCGCTCGACGACGCAGTTCGCTCCGATCACTACCGGCCACTTGTGCGACATGTGTTGGCGCGGGCCCGCCTGTCGCGATAA
- a CDS encoding helix-turn-helix domain-containing protein has protein sequence MAGGERPLNEVRFLTVAEVASVMRVSKMTVYRLVHSGHLPAIRVGRSFRVPEQAVHEYLRESYVGVETA, from the coding sequence ATGGCTGGTGGCGAGAGGCCTCTGAACGAGGTTCGGTTCCTTACCGTGGCGGAAGTCGCCTCGGTGATGCGAGTGTCCAAGATGACCGTGTACCGGTTGGTGCACAGCGGTCATCTGCCCGCGATCCGGGTCGGAAGGTCCTTCCGCGTCCCGGAACAAGCGGTTCACGAGTACCTCCGAGAGTCCTATGTGGGGGTGGAGACGGCCTGA
- a CDS encoding AURKAIP1/COX24 domain-containing protein, with the protein MGSVIKKRRKRMAKKKHRKLLKRTRVQRRNKK; encoded by the coding sequence GTGGGCTCTGTTATCAAGAAGCGGCGCAAGCGGATGGCTAAGAAGAAGCACCGCAAGCTGCTGAAGCGCACGCGCGTTCAGCGTCGTAACAAGAAGTAA
- a CDS encoding NAD-dependent epimerase/dehydratase family protein, with amino-acid sequence MGDVVLVTGAARQLGGRFVRRVQREPGVDRVVAVDAAPPRHHLGGAEFVQADIRQSTIAKVLTEYGVDTVVHMDVTGTGLGSTSRATVKETNVIGTMQLLGACQKSPRVKRLVVKSSTNVYGSASRDPAVFTETTSPKSLPSGGFAKDTVEVEGYVRGFARRRPDVAVCVLRFANILGPGAETPLTEYLSLPVLPTVFGYDPRLQFVHEDDVVEVLLRAAREPRRGTLNSGTFNIAGDGVLLLSQCARRLGTPTVPMLPPAVSWLGSALRTLGITDFSPEQLRLLTHGRVVSTVQMRETLGYETKYTTAEAFEDFVRSRGLGVLAPALVAAAVDRVAALPFLTGARGAGTGARGTAPAQSAN; translated from the coding sequence GTGGGCGATGTCGTACTCGTGACGGGAGCGGCCCGGCAACTGGGCGGCCGCTTCGTACGCCGTGTGCAGCGGGAGCCGGGAGTCGACCGGGTCGTCGCCGTGGACGCCGCACCACCCCGGCACCATCTGGGTGGCGCCGAGTTCGTCCAGGCGGACATCCGGCAGTCGACCATCGCCAAGGTGCTCACCGAGTACGGCGTGGACACGGTCGTGCACATGGACGTGACCGGCACCGGCCTCGGCAGCACCAGCCGGGCGACGGTCAAGGAGACCAACGTTATCGGCACCATGCAGCTGCTCGGTGCCTGCCAGAAGTCGCCGCGTGTGAAGCGGCTCGTGGTGAAGTCCTCGACCAATGTGTACGGGTCCGCCTCCCGCGACCCGGCCGTGTTCACCGAGACCACCTCGCCCAAGTCGCTGCCCAGCGGCGGCTTCGCCAAGGACACCGTCGAGGTCGAGGGCTATGTGCGCGGCTTCGCACGCCGCCGCCCCGATGTCGCGGTGTGCGTACTGCGCTTCGCGAACATCCTCGGACCCGGCGCGGAGACGCCGCTCACCGAGTACCTGTCGCTGCCCGTACTGCCCACCGTGTTCGGCTACGACCCGCGGCTGCAGTTCGTGCACGAGGACGACGTGGTCGAGGTCCTGCTGCGCGCCGCCCGCGAACCGCGCCGGGGCACGCTCAACAGCGGCACCTTCAACATCGCGGGCGACGGGGTGCTGCTGCTCTCGCAGTGCGCGCGGCGGCTCGGGACGCCCACGGTGCCGATGCTGCCGCCCGCGGTGAGCTGGCTCGGTTCGGCGCTGCGCACGCTCGGGATCACCGATTTCTCCCCCGAGCAGCTGAGACTGCTCACGCACGGCCGCGTGGTGTCGACGGTACAGATGCGTGAAACCCTTGGATACGAGACGAAGTACACGACGGCCGAGGCCTTCGAGGACTTCGTCCGCAGCCGTGGCCTCGGGGTGCTGGCGCCCGCGCTGGTCGCGGCGGCGGTCGACCGGGTCGCCGCCCTGCCGTTCCTGACGGGCGCGCGCGGCGCGGGCACCGGCGCTCGAGGCACGGCCCCGGCGCAGAGCGCGAACTGA
- a CDS encoding lysophospholipid acyltransferase family protein, with the protein MADAKVIPFDDDRSRAGERRTPRRAPAANGNRDGHPAEPVPINKAAANSASTKGTSGKGGSGGRSGAKGRRGRALPEQPSAPHDERMEQRGGAAREADGASGDSRGEGGGDKWERRIAGGLKFLRRRLTGDYEVDDFGYDAELTEQVLMSVLRPAYEKYFRVEVKGIENIPSEGGALIVANHSGTLPLDGLMLQVAVHDEHPDQRNLRLLAADLVFALPVVSEIARKAGHTLACAEDAERLLARGELVGVMPEGFKGIGKPFGERYKLQRFGRGGFVSTALRARTPIVPCSIVGAEEIYPMIGNAKTLARVLGFPYFPITPTFPLLGPLGAVPLPTKWTIQFGEPIPTDGYPPEAAEDPMLMFNLTDQVREQIQHTLYKLLVQRRSVFF; encoded by the coding sequence ATGGCGGACGCCAAGGTCATCCCCTTCGACGACGACCGTTCCCGCGCGGGCGAGCGGCGCACGCCCCGCCGCGCCCCGGCCGCGAACGGGAACCGTGACGGGCACCCGGCCGAACCGGTCCCGATCAACAAGGCCGCCGCCAACTCGGCGTCCACAAAAGGCACTTCGGGCAAGGGCGGGTCCGGCGGCCGCTCCGGCGCCAAGGGCCGTCGCGGCCGGGCCCTCCCCGAACAGCCGTCCGCCCCGCATGATGAGCGGATGGAACAGCGGGGCGGGGCGGCGCGGGAGGCGGACGGGGCATCCGGCGACAGCCGGGGCGAGGGCGGCGGGGACAAGTGGGAGCGCCGCATCGCGGGCGGCCTGAAGTTCCTGCGGCGGCGGCTGACCGGTGACTACGAGGTCGACGACTTCGGCTACGACGCCGAGTTGACCGAGCAGGTCCTGATGTCCGTGCTCCGCCCGGCCTACGAGAAGTACTTCCGGGTCGAGGTCAAGGGCATCGAGAACATCCCGTCCGAGGGCGGCGCCCTGATCGTCGCCAACCACTCCGGCACCCTCCCGCTGGACGGCCTGATGCTCCAGGTCGCCGTCCACGACGAGCACCCCGACCAGCGCAACCTGCGGCTGCTCGCCGCCGACCTGGTCTTCGCGCTGCCCGTGGTCAGCGAGATCGCCCGTAAGGCCGGGCACACCCTGGCCTGTGCGGAGGACGCCGAACGGCTGCTCGCCCGGGGCGAGTTGGTCGGTGTGATGCCGGAGGGGTTCAAGGGGATCGGCAAGCCGTTCGGCGAGCGGTACAAGCTCCAGCGCTTCGGGCGGGGCGGCTTCGTCTCGACGGCACTGCGGGCGCGTACGCCGATCGTGCCGTGCTCGATCGTCGGGGCCGAGGAGATCTACCCGATGATCGGCAACGCCAAGACCCTCGCCCGGGTGCTCGGCTTCCCGTACTTCCCGATCACCCCGACCTTCCCGCTGCTCGGCCCGCTCGGCGCGGTGCCGCTGCCGACCAAGTGGACCATCCAGTTCGGCGAACCGATCCCGACCGACGGCTATCCGCCGGAGGCCGCCGAGGACCCGATGCTGATGTTCAACCTCACCGACCAGGTGCGCGAACAGATCCAGCACACGCTGTACAAGCTGCTCGTGCAGCGGCGGTCGGTGTTCTTCTGA
- a CDS encoding DUF1579 family protein, protein MADAAPRVVAVNRGTERAEGPGPRRGPGHEALAAWVGRWINEGHVVEEDGSPGPAITTSNVYEWAPGGFFLLHTAYGRIGRYDVGGTEIIGYDEPSGEYTSHFFDSQGVVTVSRLIAHDDTWTYQGESTRAIVQFSDDHRVQTVLHERTDDGTLYRPSMKVRLVKVG, encoded by the coding sequence ATGGCGGACGCGGCACCTCGCGTAGTGGCGGTCAACCGGGGCACGGAGCGCGCCGAGGGTCCCGGGCCCCGGCGCGGACCCGGGCACGAGGCGCTCGCCGCCTGGGTCGGCCGGTGGATCAACGAAGGCCATGTGGTCGAGGAGGACGGGAGCCCGGGCCCGGCGATCACCACCTCCAACGTCTACGAGTGGGCTCCCGGCGGGTTCTTCCTGCTGCACACGGCGTACGGGCGGATCGGGCGGTACGACGTCGGCGGCACCGAGATCATCGGCTACGACGAGCCGAGCGGTGAGTACACCTCGCACTTCTTCGACAGCCAGGGCGTGGTGACCGTCAGCCGCCTGATCGCGCACGACGACACCTGGACGTACCAGGGCGAAAGCACGCGCGCCATCGTGCAGTTCAGCGACGACCACCGCGTCCAGACCGTCCTGCACGAGCGCACGGACGACGGGACTCTCTACCGGCCCTCGATGAAGGTCAGGCTCGTCAAGGTCGGCTGA
- a CDS encoding bifunctional 2-polyprenyl-6-hydroxyphenol methylase/3-demethylubiquinol 3-O-methyltransferase UbiG — MPETSPTTASDSPITASDSVTLKADAAEARTPEADAPEADAAEKRATETAFWDALYNDSDRVWSGLPNHALVREAGGLTPGRALDLGCGEGADAIWLALEGWQVTGVDISRTALDRAERHAADKGVDGDRIDWQRHDLATSFPAGPFDLVSAHFLHSPGDLPREAVLRRAAATVAPGGVLLVVGHAGWPAWAVDPDHDVHFPTPQEVFAALELPEEEWELLVSETYERPAARPDGTMGTRRDNTLKVRRLRTGG, encoded by the coding sequence ATGCCCGAGACCTCCCCCACCACCGCGTCCGATTCCCCCATCACCGCGTCCGATTCCGTCACCCTCAAGGCCGACGCCGCCGAGGCCCGTACCCCTGAGGCCGACGCCCCCGAGGCCGACGCCGCCGAGAAGCGCGCCACCGAGACGGCCTTCTGGGACGCCCTCTACAACGACAGCGACCGGGTCTGGAGCGGGCTGCCCAATCACGCGCTGGTGCGCGAGGCGGGCGGGCTCACCCCCGGGCGCGCGCTCGACCTCGGCTGCGGCGAGGGGGCGGACGCCATCTGGCTGGCCCTGGAGGGCTGGCAGGTCACGGGGGTGGACATCTCCCGTACGGCACTCGACCGGGCCGAGCGGCACGCGGCCGACAAGGGCGTGGACGGCGACCGTATCGACTGGCAGCGGCACGACCTGGCCACGTCCTTCCCGGCGGGCCCCTTCGACCTCGTCTCCGCGCACTTCCTGCACTCGCCGGGCGACCTGCCGAGGGAGGCCGTCCTGCGTCGGGCCGCGGCGACGGTCGCACCGGGCGGCGTACTCCTGGTCGTCGGGCACGCGGGCTGGCCCGCCTGGGCCGTGGACCCCGACCACGACGTGCACTTCCCCACCCCTCAGGAGGTCTTCGCTGCTCTCGAACTCCCCGAGGAGGAATGGGAGTTGCTGGTCAGCGAGACCTACGAACGCCCTGCCGCCCGCCCCGACGGCACCATGGGCACGCGTCGCGACAACACCCTGAAGGTACGGCGGCTGCGTACGGGCGGATGA
- a CDS encoding helix-turn-helix transcriptional regulator — translation MPRNREVQGAKGAEPDGPRAREDDGADLAEVLSSVGPRLRALRKDRGTTLVQLSERTGISLSTLSRLESGQRRPTLELLLPLAKAHGVQLDEMVGAPATGDPRIHPRPFTRHGQTFIPLTRYLGGLHAYKQILPAPPSGTLATPPEQRVHEGYEWLYVLSGRLRLLLGEHDLILTAGEAAEFDTRTPHAFTNAGDTPVEFLSLFGPQGERLHVRARTTEN, via the coding sequence ATGCCGAGGAACCGAGAGGTGCAGGGGGCGAAGGGCGCCGAACCGGACGGCCCGCGGGCGCGCGAGGACGACGGTGCGGACCTGGCCGAGGTGCTGAGCTCGGTCGGGCCGAGGCTGCGGGCCCTGCGCAAGGACCGGGGAACGACGCTGGTGCAGCTCTCGGAGCGCACCGGAATCTCGCTCAGTACGCTGTCGCGGCTGGAGTCGGGTCAGCGCCGTCCGACCCTGGAACTGCTGCTGCCGCTGGCCAAGGCCCACGGGGTGCAGCTCGACGAGATGGTCGGCGCCCCGGCTACCGGCGACCCCCGGATCCACCCGCGCCCCTTCACCCGGCACGGCCAGACCTTCATCCCGCTCACCCGCTACCTCGGCGGACTGCACGCGTACAAGCAGATCCTGCCGGCGCCCCCGTCGGGCACCCTCGCGACCCCGCCCGAGCAGCGCGTCCACGAGGGCTACGAGTGGCTGTACGTCCTCTCGGGCCGGCTGCGGCTGCTCCTCGGCGAGCACGACCTGATCCTGACGGCGGGCGAGGCGGCCGAGTTCGACACCCGCACCCCGCACGCCTTCACCAACGCGGGCGACACCCCGGTGGAGTTCCTCAGCCTCTTCGGGCCGCAGGGGGAACGCCTGCACGTACGGGCGCGGACGACAGAGAACTGA
- a CDS encoding DUF5667 domain-containing protein, which yields MIANVSGHRRANAFAQALEEGSGQGAAAEYGEETAAAAERRRLTSLVSEIGALPRPALDPDVKVTQRAQLMAAMETMIQEGTLAEPDTPSVPAQRGPGRHRGGPLRALRPRTRLSKGLAAGGLTVSVAAGAFGGVAAASTDALPGDTLYGLKRGMEDFRLGLADGDSDRGRLYLDQASTRLSEARRLVERGDGRHLDHESMGEIRRALSGMNHDAAEGHRLLHDAYARDGSLGPIRTLSSFSRSHRESWSALRDRLPVQLGDIRDRVSSVFDAIDQEVEPLRSLLPEHPAEERDAIAPDGENSGRSDEKSGSPSSEPGDKRDRKESGSPRPSPSASEDDGLLGGNTGGLFPPEDESGSGSPKDPENDGQLPEPDVTLPPLLPGLLPGLGIDAEDAEG from the coding sequence GTGATCGCGAATGTGTCGGGGCACCGGCGGGCGAACGCCTTCGCCCAGGCCCTGGAGGAGGGCTCCGGCCAGGGTGCGGCGGCCGAGTACGGCGAGGAGACGGCCGCCGCGGCCGAGCGCAGACGCCTCACCAGTCTGGTGAGCGAAATCGGCGCACTGCCGCGGCCCGCCCTTGACCCGGACGTCAAGGTGACCCAGCGCGCGCAGCTCATGGCCGCGATGGAAACCATGATCCAGGAGGGCACCCTGGCCGAACCGGACACCCCGTCCGTACCCGCACAGCGCGGCCCGGGCAGACACCGCGGCGGGCCCCTGCGCGCCCTCCGTCCTCGTACCCGCCTGTCCAAGGGCCTGGCCGCGGGCGGGCTGACCGTCAGCGTGGCCGCCGGTGCCTTCGGCGGGGTGGCCGCGGCCAGCACCGACGCCCTGCCCGGTGACACGCTCTACGGTCTCAAGCGCGGCATGGAGGACTTCCGGCTCGGTCTCGCCGACGGCGACTCCGACCGCGGCCGCCTCTACCTCGACCAGGCCTCCACCCGGCTGAGCGAGGCGCGCCGCCTGGTCGAACGCGGTGACGGCCGCCATCTCGACCACGAGTCGATGGGCGAGATCCGGCGTGCCCTGTCGGGCATGAACCACGACGCCGCCGAGGGCCACCGCCTCCTGCACGATGCCTACGCCCGCGACGGTTCGCTCGGACCGATCCGTACGCTGTCCTCCTTCTCCCGTTCCCACCGCGAGAGTTGGAGCGCCCTGCGCGACCGGCTTCCGGTGCAGCTCGGCGACATCCGCGACCGGGTCAGCAGTGTCTTCGACGCCATAGACCAAGAGGTCGAGCCGCTGCGCTCGCTGCTGCCGGAGCACCCCGCCGAGGAGCGGGACGCCATCGCTCCGGACGGCGAGAACTCGGGCAGGTCCGACGAGAAGTCCGGTTCGCCGTCCTCCGAGCCCGGCGACAAGCGGGACCGAAAGGAGTCGGGCAGCCCCAGGCCCTCGCCGTCGGCCAGCGAGGACGACGGCCTGCTCGGCGGCAACACCGGCGGTCTCTTCCCGCCGGAGGACGAGTCGGGCTCCGGCTCCCCGAAGGACCCGGAAAACGACGGCCAACTCCCCGAGCCCGACGTCACGTTGCCGCCGCTGCTGCCCGGGCTCCTGCCGGGTCTCGGCATCGACGCGGAGGATGCGGAGGGGTGA